Proteins encoded by one window of Hyla sarda isolate aHylSar1 chromosome 13, aHylSar1.hap1, whole genome shotgun sequence:
- the LOC130297562 gene encoding uncharacterized protein LOC130297562 isoform X3: protein MSRRKSQNLSVVLYWRTILTLEMLEKKENEANRKNSINGYHKHPKNGKINGKVRPEPSSPDSRCEQDPMTFCSEGEALFQALEKDPKNLEAISIFVQKYKNMLIPWKNSDCCLRLCDLSGTDYMGQDYMQEAWEELHLPKTTRMQVFGTLEYTQDVLLSVPCVILVGEDGCIYAYRDEELHLIANSLKEFVQNGNRKVYKSYCYPESKEKEIESPQDEEILKIRQETKDFVNKSTEQFGTVPRP, encoded by the exons ATGAG TCGAAGAAAAAGCCAGAACCTCAGCGTGGTTCTATATTGGAGAACGATCCTCACCCTGGAAATGCTGGAAAAGAAGGAAAATGAAGCCAACAGAAAAAACTCCAT aaatGGATATCACAAGCATCCAAAAAATGGCAAAATCAATGGTAAAGTGAGACCGGAGCCATCTTCTCCAGACAGCAGATGTGAACAGGATCCTATGACGTTTTGCAGTGAAGGGGAAGCTCTTTTTCAAGCCCTGGAAAAAGACC CCAAGAACCTTGAAGCCATCTCAATATTTGTACAGAAATATAAAAACATGTTGATACCCTGGAAGAACAGCGACTGTTGCCTGCGGTTGTGTGACCTCAGCGGCACCGACTACATGGGTCAGGATTACATGCAAGAAGCCTGGGAAGAGTTACATCTCCCCAAAACAACAAGGATGCAGGTGTTTGGCACGCTAGAATACACTCAGGACGTACTTCTTAGTGTGCCGTGTGTTATACTTGTGGGAGAGGATGGGTGTATCTACGCCTACAGGGATGAAGAGCTGCACCTCATAGCAAACAGCTTAAAGGAATTTGTACAAAATGGCAACAGGAAAGTTTATAAGTCTTATTGTTATCCTGAATCCAAAGAAAAG GAAATTGAATCTCCACAAGATGAGGAAATACTGAAAATCAGACAAGAAACAAAAGATTTTGTAAACAAAAGTACAGAACAATTTG GAACTGTGCCCAGACCTTAG
- the LOC130297562 gene encoding uncharacterized protein LOC130297562 isoform X4 translates to MSRRKSQNLSVVLYWRTILTLEMLEKKENEANRKNSINGYHKHPKNGKINGKVRPEPSSPDSRCEQDPMTFCSEGEALFQALEKDPKNLEAISIFVQKYKNMLIPWKNSDCCLRLCDLSGTDYMGQDYMQEAWEELHLPKTTRMQVFGTLEYTQDVLLSVPCVILVGEDGCIYAYRDEELHLIANSLKEFVQNGNRKVYKSYCYPESKEKEIESPQDEEILKIRQETKDFVNKRTVPRP, encoded by the exons ATGAG TCGAAGAAAAAGCCAGAACCTCAGCGTGGTTCTATATTGGAGAACGATCCTCACCCTGGAAATGCTGGAAAAGAAGGAAAATGAAGCCAACAGAAAAAACTCCAT aaatGGATATCACAAGCATCCAAAAAATGGCAAAATCAATGGTAAAGTGAGACCGGAGCCATCTTCTCCAGACAGCAGATGTGAACAGGATCCTATGACGTTTTGCAGTGAAGGGGAAGCTCTTTTTCAAGCCCTGGAAAAAGACC CCAAGAACCTTGAAGCCATCTCAATATTTGTACAGAAATATAAAAACATGTTGATACCCTGGAAGAACAGCGACTGTTGCCTGCGGTTGTGTGACCTCAGCGGCACCGACTACATGGGTCAGGATTACATGCAAGAAGCCTGGGAAGAGTTACATCTCCCCAAAACAACAAGGATGCAGGTGTTTGGCACGCTAGAATACACTCAGGACGTACTTCTTAGTGTGCCGTGTGTTATACTTGTGGGAGAGGATGGGTGTATCTACGCCTACAGGGATGAAGAGCTGCACCTCATAGCAAACAGCTTAAAGGAATTTGTACAAAATGGCAACAGGAAAGTTTATAAGTCTTATTGTTATCCTGAATCCAAAGAAAAG GAAATTGAATCTCCACAAGATGAGGAAATACTGAAAATCAGACAAGAAACAAAAGATTTTGTAAACAAAA GAACTGTGCCCAGACCTTAG
- the LOC130297562 gene encoding uncharacterized protein LOC130297562 isoform X1 has translation MSRRKSQNLSVVLYWRTILTLEMLEKKENEANRKNSINGYHKHPKNGKINGKVRPEPSSPDSRCEQDPMTFCSEGEALFQALEKDPKNLEAISIFVQKYKNMLIPWKNSDCCLRLCDLSGTDYMGQDYMQEAWEELHLPKTTRMQVFGTLEYTQDVLLSVPCVILVGEDGCIYAYRDEELHLIANSLKEFVQNGNRKVYKSYCYPESKEKELCPDLRTIGDAWALQLPAQAFARISYVSRRGKVFSFFFFRAGAERKLDKPGENLCNLRKALYKRDVPLA, from the exons ATGAG TCGAAGAAAAAGCCAGAACCTCAGCGTGGTTCTATATTGGAGAACGATCCTCACCCTGGAAATGCTGGAAAAGAAGGAAAATGAAGCCAACAGAAAAAACTCCAT aaatGGATATCACAAGCATCCAAAAAATGGCAAAATCAATGGTAAAGTGAGACCGGAGCCATCTTCTCCAGACAGCAGATGTGAACAGGATCCTATGACGTTTTGCAGTGAAGGGGAAGCTCTTTTTCAAGCCCTGGAAAAAGACC CCAAGAACCTTGAAGCCATCTCAATATTTGTACAGAAATATAAAAACATGTTGATACCCTGGAAGAACAGCGACTGTTGCCTGCGGTTGTGTGACCTCAGCGGCACCGACTACATGGGTCAGGATTACATGCAAGAAGCCTGGGAAGAGTTACATCTCCCCAAAACAACAAGGATGCAGGTGTTTGGCACGCTAGAATACACTCAGGACGTACTTCTTAGTGTGCCGTGTGTTATACTTGTGGGAGAGGATGGGTGTATCTACGCCTACAGGGATGAAGAGCTGCACCTCATAGCAAACAGCTTAAAGGAATTTGTACAAAATGGCAACAGGAAAGTTTATAAGTCTTATTGTTATCCTGAATCCAAAGAAAAG GAACTGTGCCCAGACCTTAGGACTATTGGAGATGCCTGGGCCCTACAGTTGCCAGCACAAGCCTTTGCCAGGATTTCGTATGTGTCCCGTAGGGGGAaggtattctctttttttttttttagagcaggCGCAGAGAGGAAACTAGATAAACCAGGTGAGAACTTATGTAACTTACGAAAAGCACTTTACAAAAGGGACGTTCCCCTAGCTTAG
- the LOC130297562 gene encoding uncharacterized protein LOC130297562 isoform X2 yields MSRRKSQNLSVVLYWRTILTLEMLEKKENEANRKNSINGYHKHPKNGKINGKVRPEPSSPDSRCEQDPMTFCSEGEALFQALEKDPKNLEAISIFVQKYKNMLIPWKNSDCCLRLCDLSGTDYMGQDYMQEAWEELHLPKTTRMQVFGTLEYTQDVLLSVPCVILVGEDGCIYAYRDEELHLIANSLKEFVQNGNRKVYKSYCYPESKEKEIESPQDEEILKIRQETKDFVNKSTEQFGDFLDFLSL; encoded by the exons ATGAG TCGAAGAAAAAGCCAGAACCTCAGCGTGGTTCTATATTGGAGAACGATCCTCACCCTGGAAATGCTGGAAAAGAAGGAAAATGAAGCCAACAGAAAAAACTCCAT aaatGGATATCACAAGCATCCAAAAAATGGCAAAATCAATGGTAAAGTGAGACCGGAGCCATCTTCTCCAGACAGCAGATGTGAACAGGATCCTATGACGTTTTGCAGTGAAGGGGAAGCTCTTTTTCAAGCCCTGGAAAAAGACC CCAAGAACCTTGAAGCCATCTCAATATTTGTACAGAAATATAAAAACATGTTGATACCCTGGAAGAACAGCGACTGTTGCCTGCGGTTGTGTGACCTCAGCGGCACCGACTACATGGGTCAGGATTACATGCAAGAAGCCTGGGAAGAGTTACATCTCCCCAAAACAACAAGGATGCAGGTGTTTGGCACGCTAGAATACACTCAGGACGTACTTCTTAGTGTGCCGTGTGTTATACTTGTGGGAGAGGATGGGTGTATCTACGCCTACAGGGATGAAGAGCTGCACCTCATAGCAAACAGCTTAAAGGAATTTGTACAAAATGGCAACAGGAAAGTTTATAAGTCTTATTGTTATCCTGAATCCAAAGAAAAG GAAATTGAATCTCCACAAGATGAGGAAATACTGAAAATCAGACAAGAAACAAAAGATTTTGTAAACAAAAGTACAGAACAATTTGGTGATTTCTTGGATTTCCTTTCCTTGTGA